A single genomic interval of Hyphomicrobium methylovorum harbors:
- the ppa gene encoding inorganic diphosphatase, translating into MRLDAIKVGITPPEDINVVVEVPVGGEPIKYEMDKASGALVVDRFLYTPMRYPGNYGFVPHTLSRDGDPIDVLVCNTRAIVPGAVINCRPVGVLVMEDDGGGDEKIIAVPSRALTKRYDSIKTFTDLPPISLEQIEHFFAHYKDLEPGKWVKIKHWGHVDEAKSLIVEAMGRVSGQKSPV; encoded by the coding sequence ATGCGTCTCGACGCGATCAAAGTCGGCATCACGCCCCCCGAAGACATCAATGTCGTTGTCGAAGTACCCGTCGGTGGCGAGCCGATTAAATATGAGATGGACAAAGCATCCGGCGCGCTCGTCGTCGACCGCTTCCTCTACACGCCAATGCGCTATCCCGGGAACTACGGCTTCGTACCCCACACCCTCTCCCGCGACGGCGACCCGATCGACGTTCTCGTCTGCAATACGCGCGCAATCGTCCCGGGCGCGGTCATCAATTGCCGGCCTGTCGGCGTCCTGGTGATGGAAGATGACGGCGGCGGCGACGAGAAAATTATTGCCGTACCGTCAAGAGCCCTCACGAAGCGCTACGACTCGATCAAAACCTTCACCGATCTGCCGCCGATTTCGCTGGAACAGATCGAGCACTTTTTCGCCCACTACAAAGACCTCGAACCCGGCAAGTGGGTGAAGATCAAGCACTGGGGCCATGTCGACGAAGCCAAGTCGCTGATCGTCGAGGCGATGGGCCGCGTCTCGGGGCAGAAATCCCCGGTTTAA
- a CDS encoding phasin family protein, translating to MNDVFTRQVQDFTRQAQEMFTAGKDAKVPENISAFAEDAIAKSRDAYHKFASLAKDNAKVAEEVLLTTQAGAKSISEKIVANTFANTEAAFEAAQAIARARTFPEIARLQANYWQQQFAVAGSQSKELFELSSKVTKQALETVGAATTKSFDQFKNAG from the coding sequence ATGAACGACGTCTTCACCCGTCAAGTCCAAGACTTTACCCGTCAGGCTCAAGAGATGTTTACCGCTGGCAAAGACGCCAAGGTTCCGGAAAACATTTCGGCTTTCGCAGAAGACGCGATCGCTAAGTCGCGCGACGCGTACCACAAGTTCGCTTCGCTCGCGAAAGACAACGCCAAGGTCGCTGAGGAAGTCCTCCTGACGACGCAGGCTGGCGCTAAGTCGATCAGCGAGAAGATCGTCGCCAACACGTTCGCAAACACCGAAGCCGCTTTCGAAGCTGCTCAGGCAATTGCTCGTGCACGCACGTTCCCGGAAATCGCCCGTCTCCAGGCCAACTACTGGCAGCAGCAGTTTGCAGTCGCCGGTTCGCAGTCGAAGGAACTCTTCGAACTGTCGAGCAAGGTTACGAAGCAGGCTCTCGAAACGGTTGGCGCCGCGACGACGAAGTCCTTCGACCAGTTCAAGAACGCCGGCTGA
- the dapB gene encoding 4-hydroxy-tetrahydrodipicolinate reductase: MKIAVMGAAGRMGRELILAIAAEPGCTVSGATESAGSPELGKDAGELAGTERLGVTVTSDAAAVIAAADAIVDFTVPKASVEFARLAAQSRTAHILGTTGFDAAGERAIADAAKQTAIVKAGNMSLGVNLLAALTKRVAAVLGNEYDIEIVEMHHRMKVDAPSGTALMLGDAAAAGRNIGLEDHSVRVRDGHTGARKPGDIGFATLRGGNVVGEHTVYFAGPGERIELTHRATDRGIFARGAVKAAVWTKDRPPGLYSMADVLGI, encoded by the coding sequence ATGAAGATTGCCGTCATGGGCGCGGCCGGCCGTATGGGTCGCGAACTGATCTTGGCGATCGCAGCTGAGCCCGGCTGTACCGTTAGTGGCGCAACCGAAAGCGCTGGCTCTCCGGAGCTTGGCAAGGATGCGGGCGAGCTCGCCGGCACCGAACGTCTCGGCGTAACCGTCACGAGCGACGCGGCCGCTGTCATCGCCGCCGCCGACGCCATCGTCGATTTCACGGTTCCGAAAGCCAGCGTTGAATTCGCGCGCCTCGCCGCGCAATCGCGCACCGCGCATATTTTGGGAACCACAGGTTTCGATGCGGCAGGCGAGCGCGCAATCGCAGACGCTGCGAAGCAGACAGCGATCGTCAAAGCCGGAAACATGAGCCTCGGTGTCAATCTGCTTGCCGCGCTGACGAAGCGCGTCGCGGCCGTGCTCGGGAACGAATACGACATCGAAATAGTAGAAATGCATCACCGGATGAAGGTCGACGCGCCCTCCGGAACGGCGCTTATGCTCGGAGACGCGGCGGCTGCCGGACGCAACATCGGCCTTGAAGACCATTCCGTCCGCGTCCGTGACGGGCATACGGGCGCACGCAAACCCGGAGACATCGGGTTCGCCACCTTGCGCGGCGGCAATGTCGTCGGCGAGCACACCGTTTATTTCGCCGGGCCGGGCGAACGGATCGAACTCACGCACCGCGCCACCGACCGCGGAATATTCGCCCGCGGTGCCGTGAAAGCCGCCGTCTGGACGAAGGACCGGCCGCCCGGTCTCTACAGCATGGCTGACGTTCTCGGGATCTGA
- a CDS encoding GNAT family N-acetyltransferase, which yields MLNQRLDVSVRHALPSDASALARIFSESWRLAYTGILPSQHIEHEILRRDPAWWRRTISTERNLIVLQHGEFVVGYASCGRARGGRRDTGEIYELYLAPVYQGFGLGEHLFETCRATLDDLGFERLVVWALTENEGARNFYLRCGGRPGRSSCIRTGKVITTRISYEW from the coding sequence ATGTTGAACCAACGTCTCGATGTTTCAGTCCGACATGCACTCCCGAGCGACGCTTCGGCACTCGCCCGCATTTTTTCCGAATCCTGGCGCCTTGCCTACACTGGCATCCTCCCCTCCCAGCATATCGAGCATGAGATCCTGCGGCGCGATCCCGCCTGGTGGCGGCGCACGATCTCGACCGAACGCAACCTCATCGTGCTGCAGCATGGCGAGTTCGTCGTCGGTTACGCGTCCTGCGGCCGCGCCCGCGGCGGGCGGCGCGATACCGGGGAAATCTATGAGCTGTATCTTGCTCCCGTTTACCAAGGCTTTGGCCTCGGAGAGCATTTGTTCGAGACCTGCCGCGCCACCCTGGACGACCTTGGGTTCGAACGCCTCGTCGTCTGGGCTCTGACCGAGAACGAAGGCGCGCGCAATTTTTACCTTCGATGCGGCGGCCGCCCCGGCCGCAGCTCGTGCATACGCACCGGAAAAGTCATCACCACACGCATTTCCTACGAGTGGTAA